From Nitrospirota bacterium:
TGTTCATGACCTCTCCGAACCACCCTCCGCCCAGGGTCTTCTTTAATATTTTCTCACCAAGCCCGGGAGGATTATCGGGGGACTGGATAAAGGAGACGGACTGTCCGATCAGTTCGTCCCGGGAATAGCCGAGCTGCCGCAGTGCCTCCGGATTGATATGAATTATTCTGTTTTCAACATCGGCAATGATTATCACATCATTACTGCTGTCGAGGGACTGCGCCAGCATCGCGACCTGCCGGTGGTTAATGGCGTTCTGCATGGCCACGGCGATGATGTCCGCGATGGATGCATAAAGATGCAGATCTTCATCGGACGGCCCCGTCTCCCCCGGCAGATAGAGGCACAGGACGCCGAGCACCTTGTTGCGGGACTTCAGCGGAAGGATGACATGACCGTGCTCTTTCGCACCGCTATACACTTTGGAATGTCTTGTATCTTCCGTATTGCTTTTGGACAGGACCGCCTGTTCCTCCATCGCCGCGATCCCGCACAGGCACTCACCATACCGGACCACGCCGCATCCCGCGATCTGGTCGTCCCCGAAGTTGCGCGACACTATAAGCTTCAGCTCCTTTCTGCCGTTGTCGCTCAAAAAGATTGCGCCCTTTTTCTCCAGGGCCAGCGGCTCAAGGTCCAGGATAGCATCTATGATCCTGCCTGCCATGACCTCCAGCGCGAGGGACTCGCTTGCCGCATGGGAGACCGTGTTCAACACGCCGAGTTCCCGGAGCTTCCTTGCCTTCTCGGTGAAAAGGCCCTTCAGCCGCCCGGCCATTTCATTGAACCTGTTGGTGAGCGTTCCTATCTCGTCGCCGCTCTGTACGGCCAATCGTACATCAAAATTTGCCCGCTCCATTTCTTCTGTCGCATGCGTAAGCCTCCGTAGCGGCCGGATCACGCTTTTGCGCAAATACACGCCGATAAAGATCGCGGCCATCACAAAGCTGCAGAGTATAATTATTCTTACGCGTTCGAACCGCCTTATCTCCTCATCAGAATAAAGTTCGAGGGACTTCACAAACCGGTCTATTTCCCGCACATATCCCTGGATCCGGACGTTGTAGTCCCGTAACAGCGCCCATGCCTTTTGCTCGGGCTCCTCTTCTGAGAGTTCCGCCATTTTCATAAGCAGGGGTTTGAGCTTGCTGTTCCACTCGGCTGTCAGATCATCGAAAAACTGCAATGAAACCTGATAATGCTTGATCGGCTTGATATAGAGCTCCGGGCTGCCATTTCTCAGGTCTTCAATGAGCAGATCGAACGCCCGGATTTCCTTGCGGAGCTCCGCTTTTATGGTCGCCCTTGTCGACTTATCCTCATATTCCATTTCCGCTATCCTCTGGATGCTCCAGGCCATCTCAAAGGAACGGAACCTCATTTGGCCAGCTGAGTTGATCTTAGCGGCTTCACCTTTAATTCTCATGGTGAAATTGAAAGTGGCATATATAAAAGCGCTGAAAAGCGAGACGATGATGAAACTCAAGAAGACATATTTGGCGGTAAGGGATTTGAATTTAAAAAGAGGCATTGTCCACCTCTTGAAGGGCAGGACCTTGCGGGCGCACATCGACGGCGGACGCCTCCGGCGGCTGTTTCCGCAACGGTGTCGGCAAAAGTGAAAACCGCATGTTCATGCTCAGCCTCCGGAGGACAGAAAACCGACTTGCACTGATTTTGTTTATTTACACTGAGGAAACAATCTCATTATTAAGTATCAATCTGTGATAAGAAATTTAATCTTGATAGCAAGTAATCATGATTTGCCCTTGTATGTTAATGCACATACGCCGCTCGCGGATATGATATATATCATATACTCCGGCGTCTGTCCGGGAGTACAATTCAACATGTGCAACATGATAGTCGAATTCCTGAACGTAGGACTTCCCCGAAAAGAGCATTTCCCGGACACAGTGGTCGTCACTGGCATCTGTAAGGAGCCTGTGACAGGGCCGCTCCGGCTCGGGAAAACAGGTTTTGCGGGTGTGGACGGTGTGGGCGATGGAAAGCATCACGGTGGTCCGGACAAGGCCGTCTGCGTGTACAGCATGGACCATTACCCCTACTGGGAAAACGTCCTGGGGTCCAAGCTGGCCCCCGCGGCCTTCGGTGAAAATCTCACCGTCTCGAACCTGAACGAGGACGCCGTGTGTATCGGCGATCTCTTCCGGCTGGGTACCGCCTTGGTGCGGATAAGCCAGCCGCGCCAGCCGTGCGGCACGCTTGCCGCGCGCTACGGGCGGAGCGAGCTGGTCAAACTTGTCGTCGCCTCCGGCCGCACGGGTTTCTATTTCAGCGTCACGGTGGAAGGCGTCGTCACGCGGGGGGACAAACTGGTCCTTGAACAACGGGATCCCCGGGGTGTCAGTATATCTTTCGCCAATCATATATTCCACCATGATAAAAATAATTGTGAGGGTATTGATCGCGTCCTTGCCGTACCCACTCTTTCCGAGTCCTGGAGACGGTCGTTTATCGAAATGAGAGAAAAGTGCGCTTCCGGACCGTAAACGATGCGCCGACATCTTCCGGGTAAAAGTTGTGCGAATGGCTATTCTCAGTGCTGCCAGGCTTTCTCCTTTATCCGGACCGCTCTATTCCCGGTCATTGGCAAGTCACAGTCTGTGGAATTATCATAGCGCCTATCCATTGCGCACCATGCAGAACGCCGCCTTTCCTATATGCTCAAATTATAGCATTGTTATTTTTCAAATGATAAAAAAACTAACCCCATTAAGAATAGTTGTGCTATACATATCCGCTTTCATTCTGTGGATTGTTGGCACTGACATACTCGTGACCAATATCCCAATGTCAGATGATGTCCGCATGAAAATCAGCATTGCAAAAGGCATAATATCTATCTTGGTCTCACCCTTTTTCCTGTACTGGATAATCTTGAAGTATACCTTACAACGCAAGCAACTCGAGGAAACCCCGTTGTTCCTGCTACAGCTCGGTTCTCGGTCCTCAAACGAAGATTTTTTCGAATCACTGGCTCGATACCTCGCCCAGAGCCTGGGGATGGACTTTGTTTGTATTGAACGTCTGCTGGGGGACGGGCTTCTGGCTCGTACGGTGACCATTTTCCGCGATGGAAAGTTCGAGGACAATATGGAGCATGCCCTGAGAGATACCGCCTGCGTCGATGTAGTCGGCAAGTCGTTCTGTTGCTTCCCCCGGGATGTGCGTGGCTTGTTTCCAAAGGACGCAGTGCTCCAGAATATGATGGCGGTGAGTTATGTCGGGACCACCCTGTGGAGTTCCGACGGGAAACCGATCGGCCTGATCTCGGTTGTCGGGCGAAAACCACTGCTGGACGCCGGGCTTGCGGAATCGGTGCTGGAACTAGTCGCTATAAGCGCGGCCAGAGAACTGGAACG
This genomic window contains:
- a CDS encoding MOSC domain-containing protein — its product is MCNMIVEFLNVGLPRKEHFPDTVVVTGICKEPVTGPLRLGKTGFAGVDGVGDGKHHGGPDKAVCVYSMDHYPYWENVLGSKLAPAAFGENLTVSNLNEDAVCIGDLFRLGTALVRISQPRQPCGTLAARYGRSELVKLVVASGRTGFYFSVTVEGVVTRGDKLVLEQRDPRGVSISFANHIFHHDKNNCEGIDRVLAVPTLSESWRRSFIEMREKCASGP